One window from the genome of Brachionichthys hirsutus isolate HB-005 unplaced genomic scaffold, CSIRO-AGI_Bhir_v1 contig_283, whole genome shotgun sequence encodes:
- the LOC137914168 gene encoding uncharacterized protein KIAA0040 homolog, translated as MDGKTDSIRDFFQQLWSFAVDKHNQGVYNTICLVILLTLPLLVLLTTLIVCCHCCCCSHDCSCCCRRRRRKVATLRSQTKKKKSSANAEEDLWISVKTRPMTPDGVAMAMV; from the coding sequence ATGGATGGTAAAACAGACAGCATCCGGGATTTTTTCCAGCAGCTTTGGAGCTTTGCTGTCGACAAACACAACCAGGGAGTCTACAACACAATCTGCCTGGTGATCCTGCTGACTCTTCCCTTGCTGGTCCTCCTCACAACGTTGATcgtctgctgccactgctgctgctgtagccatgactgcagctgttgctgccgccgccgcagaCGCAAAGTGGCAACGTTGAGGtcacagacaaagaagaaaaaaagttcaGCCAATGCAGAAGAAGACTTGTGGATTTCTGTCAAGACGAGGCCCATGACACCTGACGGGGTCGCCATGGCTATGGTGTAG